The nucleotide sequence ACCTCGCCAACGGGCTCAACGTCAGCGGCGGCAAGATCCGTCACCAGGCGGTCGCCGAGGCTCTGGACCTGGAGTTCGTGCCCGCCTAACCGGCGGAACACAATAAGAACATCGTCGTTGTCCTGCTTACTCAAGGTATTGGGAAAGCAGGACAATGACGACGAACATCGACGACAATCCCAAGGCTCATCCGACCGGTAATGCGGTCAAGGATCCCGACCAGTGGACCACTGGCGACCAGCCGATGACGGGTGCCCAGGCCTCCTACCTTCAGACTCTGAGCGAGGAAGCGGGCGAGGAGTTCGATCCCGAACTCAGCAAGGCCG is from Sphingomonas sp. LHG3406-1 and encodes:
- a CDS encoding DUF3072 domain-containing protein; the protein is MTTNIDDNPKAHPTGNAVKDPDQWTTGDQPMTGAQASYLQTLSEEAGEEFDPELSKADASKKIDALQHETGRGE